In Monomorium pharaonis isolate MP-MQ-018 chromosome 3, ASM1337386v2, whole genome shotgun sequence, a genomic segment contains:
- the LOC118644771 gene encoding vicilin-like seed storage protein At2g18540 isoform X2: MEELGRELRNLKWEMTRRLREVGERLRGLEERLEALEGEGMRREEEVAGEREELRSMREERGRGSREEEAQRDDDEEGEMEKRRIGRDDGREGRSGKREQVVGEKREERMGEGENKRRRERREEEKKGRKDGVEESWWQETRGEEEKERRGGEERDEDEGRGQERSWWS, from the exons atggAGGAGCTGGGCAGAGAATTGAGGAATTTGAAGTGGGAAATGACAAGGAGACTGAGGGAAGTCGGAGAGAGACTGAGAGGATTGGAAGAGAGGTTAGAGGCGTTGGAAGGAGAAGGCATGAGAAGGGAAGAAGAGGTAGCAGGTGAGAGGGAAGAGCTGAGGAGTATgagggaagagagaggaagaggcagCAGAGAAGAGGAAGCGCAGagggacgacgacgaggagggAGAGATGGAGAAGAGGAGGATCGGACGGGACGACgggagagaaggaagaagTGGGAAAAGGGAACAGGTGGTTGGAGagaagagggaggagaggaTGGGGGAAGGCGAGAACAAGAGGAGAAGAGAACGGAGGGAAGAGGAGAAGAAGGGGCGGAAGGACGGAGTCGAGGAGAGCTGGTGGCAGGAGacgagaggagaggaggagaaggagaggagagggggcGAGGAGAGAGACGAGGATGAAGGAAGAGGACAAGAGAG GAGCTGGTGGAGTTAA
- the LOC118644771 gene encoding vicilin-like seed storage protein At2g18540 isoform X1: MEELGRELRNLKWEMTRRLREVGERLRGLEERLEALEGEGMRREEEVAGEREELRSMREERGRGSREEEAQRDDDEEGEMEKRRIGRDDGREGRSGKREQVVGEKREERMGEGENKRRRERREEEKKGRKDGVEESWWQETRGEEEKERRGGEERDEDEGRGQERSRTKEGQTGGTGKEERKGAEREELVELIEILCFLFYVTRR; encoded by the exons atggAGGAGCTGGGCAGAGAATTGAGGAATTTGAAGTGGGAAATGACAAGGAGACTGAGGGAAGTCGGAGAGAGACTGAGAGGATTGGAAGAGAGGTTAGAGGCGTTGGAAGGAGAAGGCATGAGAAGGGAAGAAGAGGTAGCAGGTGAGAGGGAAGAGCTGAGGAGTATgagggaagagagaggaagaggcagCAGAGAAGAGGAAGCGCAGagggacgacgacgaggagggAGAGATGGAGAAGAGGAGGATCGGACGGGACGACgggagagaaggaagaagTGGGAAAAGGGAACAGGTGGTTGGAGagaagagggaggagaggaTGGGGGAAGGCGAGAACAAGAGGAGAAGAGAACGGAGGGAAGAGGAGAAGAAGGGGCGGAAGGACGGAGTCGAGGAGAGCTGGTGGCAGGAGacgagaggagaggaggagaaggagaggagagggggcGAGGAGAGAGACGAGGATGAAGGAAGAGGACAAGAGAGGAGCAGAACGAAGGAGGGACAGACAGGAGGAACTGGCAAGGAGGAGAGGAAGGgagcagagagagag GAGCTGGTGGAGTTAATTGAAATcttatgttttttgttttatgttactAGGAGGTGA